In Toxotes jaculatrix isolate fToxJac2 chromosome 11, fToxJac2.pri, whole genome shotgun sequence, a single genomic region encodes these proteins:
- the LOC121189856 gene encoding uncharacterized protein LOC121189856 codes for MEQRMMLRVIIDDDDIRKLILNKKPDSIQELKTQLSDKLSLQYDFKLQYEDPDFSNALCNLTQVEDLPERPTLKIIPLVTLELTSLSSSTEDTDCSTADTEILSSTGSTPPLRRQWPEFFDIPNFSVDVAYRLRQADLLFMKDRVPWTPSRDMKHDILEKLAETMYSFKAYPDDDDFSRVAKALISKHPSLTEPGPQPGWYGWKNSLKFKMANYRTKLRKAGCDDVLINGGKRSKRNPEGPSSSKNIKRPKRGEVNYLPNFPDRHDESSLENARKVIIEEMKKKQPNASLVSRMMEETFSLRRREIVTQEPAVQSVIERWPALFTERQVFAEFNRIASKNLEGNFYEALDQHTPRFMDLFKSKKGTVGQKLKDLMQHINWVSPDVTALRTVVLKGLPVLLSEDSSQVYTTCSDTAKEEAFASVTVGVLTVTEDAQQQGPAVHLQPISTAIILEGGTVMDSVRDFPQAVCLLFGLIYALHLNYPKCMENTFRFIQVVMLGLGNKTLPPKLVTLQNTLLG; via the exons ATGGAGCAAAGAATGATGCTGCGAGTTATCATTGACGATGATGATATAAGGAAACTAATCTTGAATAAGAAACCGGATTCCATTCAGGAACTAAAAACCCAGCTGAGTGATAAGCTGTCACTGCAGTATGACTTCAAACTCCAATATGAAGACCCAGACTTCAGTAATGCACTCTGCAATTTGACTCAAGTAGAGGATTTGCCTGAAAGACCTACTCTGAAAATCATCCCTCTTGTAACTCTTGAGTTGACATCCCTGTCTTCATCCACTGAAGATacagactgcagcacagcagacaCTGAGATCTTGTCCTCCACTGGTTCAACACCTCCACTAAGAAGACAGTGGCCGGAGTTCTTTGACATACCCAATTTCTCCGTGGATGTAGCTTACCGACTGAGACAGGCAGATCTCTTATTTATGAAAGATCGTGTCCCATGGACTCCATCACGAGATATGAAACATGACATACTTGAGAAACTTGCTGAAACAATGTACAGTTTCAAAGCTTACCCTGACGATGATGACTTCAGCAGGGTTGCAAAAGCACTGATTAGCAAGCACCCCAGCCTCACTGAACCTGGTCCCCAGCCTGGATGGTATGGCTGGAAGAACAGCCTTAAATTCAAGATGGCCAACTATCGTACAAAACTACGAAAAGCAGGATGTGATGATGTACTGATCAATGGGGGTAAGCGAAGCAAACGCAACCCAGAAGGACCATCATCTAGCAAGAATATCAAGCGGCCAAAAAGAGGTGAAGTCAACTATTTGCCAAATTTTCCTGACAGACATGATGAAAGCAGCCTTGAAAATGCCAGGAAGGTTATCAtagaggaaatgaagaaaaaacaacccAATGCCAGTCTAGTTTCAAGAATGATGGAAGAAACATTCTCACTGCGCAGAAGGGAGATAGTGACACAGGAACCTGCTGTGCAGAGCGTGATAGAACGATGGCCAGCACTGTTTACGGAGAGACAG GTCTTTGCTGAGTTTAATCGCATAGCCAGCAAGAATCTTGAGGGCAACTTCTATGAAGCTCTGGACCAGCACACACCACGCTTCATGGATCTTTTCAAGTCCAAAAAAGGAACTGTGggacaaaaactgaaagacttAATGCAGCACATCAACTGGGTG TCACCTGATGTGACGGCACTTCGTACTGTTGTCCTCAAAGGTCTTCCAGTTCTACTCAGTGAAGACTCCAGTCAAGTCTACACGACTTGCTCC GATACAGCAAAGGAAGAAGCATTTGCCTCAGTCACAGTTGGAGTGCTGACAGTGACTGAAGATGCTCAACAGCAGGGTCCAGCAGTGCACCTCCAACCCATCTCCACTGCCATCATACTTGAGGGAGGTACTGTCATGGACAGTGTCAGAGACTTTCCCCAGGCAGTCTGCCTTCTTTTCGGCCTCATTTATGCCCTTCACTTGAATTATCCAAAATGCATGGAAAACACGTTCAGATTCATTCAAGTAGTCATGCTTGGACTGGGCAACAAAACCCTCCCTCCAAAGCTGGTCACACTGCAGAATACACTACTGGGGTAg